The sequence CAATGTATGAAAAGATCAGTGTTTGTCCTTCCTCAACATCCATGCTATAATTTCCGTCAAAATCTGTAATTGTTCCTTGCGTAGTTCCTTTAACTACAATGGTAACACCAGGTAAAGGCTCGCCGTTGCCGGCATCGCTAACATTACCTGTAACTGTTTTTACCTGCGCATAACTAAGACTAAAACTTAGCATGGCAACCAAAAACAAGACTACTTTAAGGTTTTTACGAATAATCCTCATTTTACATGTTATTAGTTTATGAATTTTTCTGTTTGTTAAATTCTCTTTAACTCATTTTAATAGGCAATAAATCAATTCGTTACAGAGACTTCGTGTTCAACAAATACTAAAATTCTATAGCGAATGTATAATAAATGTTAATAAAAGATTACGTTTTTTAACACAGTGGATTCCGCAAACGTTTGCGATGTCGTTTGCGCCCAATATGTTATAAAACAGGTGGTTAGTGGTTGGTCGATTAAACCATTAGAATATATATGTAGATTTAGGGTAAATGCTTACATTTGTGTAAAGCCTTGTACCGAGGAATTGGAAGAATCATTAATCAACAATAGGGAGAATTAGAGGAAGATGAAAAGCGGACTGGTTACCATAAAAGACTTAGCTCGTGAATTGAATATTTCAGCGTCTACGGTATCACGTGCCTTGAAGGACCACCCTGATATCAGCAAGGAAACAAAGCGTGCTGTACAGGAATTAGCGCAGAAGTTGAATTACCAGCCTAATGCAGTAGCACTGAGTTTAAAACAACGGCGTAGTAATACTATTGGTGTTATTATTCCCGAAATCGTACATTATTTCTTCTCATCGGTGATTAGTGGAATTGAGGATGTAACTTACGATGCCGGTTTCAACGTAATTATTTGCCAGAGCAACGAACGATACGAGCGTGAAGTAGCCAATGCAAAAACCTTACTTTCAAGTCGTGTTGACGGAGTTCTGGTGTCGATCTCGAAAGAAACTACCGATTACAAGCATTTATATAACTTTAGCAATAACGAAGTACCCATGGTATTTTACGATCGCGTTGTACCAGACATTATTGCCGACCAGGTTATTATCGACGACTTTGATGCAGCCTACAAAGCAACCCGTCATTTAATTGATAGTGGAAGAAGCCGGATAGCTCATTTGGGTGGCCCAATGGCTTTGTTAATAGGGCAAAGAAGAAAAGATGGTTACATAAAGGCTTTAAACGAAGCGGGAATTTCGGTTGATGAAGACTTGATTATTGAAGCCGACTCGTTTGAAAAAGCACGCATGGCAATTATGAAGCTGATAAACCAAAAGAAAAAGTTTGACGGCGTGTTTGCCACAAACGACCTGACAGCAATTGGAGCCATGCAAACCATTCAGAAAAAGGGCTATAAAATACCCGACGAGATTGCTATTGTTGGCTTTTCCGATGGTCGTTTTTCGGGAATTACCGATCCAACACTTACTTCTGTCGATCAGCATGGTTACGAAATGGGAACCCTGGCTACTCAAATGCTGCTGAAGCGAATTACATCGGAAGATGATGAGTATCCGGCTGAAACCAAAATTCTGAATGCCGATTTGATCGTTCGTGGATCATCTATTATATAATATACCCTAAAATTTCCCTCTTTTTTGTAATTATTAATCGATTTCGGTCATTACACAAAAACATGTTATAGAATATATTTTCACTTTCCGCAAACGTTTGAAATGATCATTTTTAACTAAAATTCCCTTGTTTTAAGGTGTTCACGAAATGAGCTGTTTGCATTTTACCTGATTTGTAACGTATATTTGTGCAGGCAATTTTCAATTTGAACATACTTCGTGTTTAGCAGCAAAAATTCTTTTGCTGTGGTATCTTATGTACATACATACAGCTTAGCTATAAATTAAAACTACTATTATGCGCAAAAAACCTACGCTGAGTTTTTGGCAAATTTGGAATATGAGTTTTGGTTTTCTGGGTATCCAGTTTGGATTTGCCCTGCAAAATGCCAATGTAAGTCGTATTTTCGAAACACTTGGGGCCAATGTTGAGGACATCCCTATTTTGTGGATTGCAGCACCGGTTACCGGTTTAATTGTTCAGCCTATAATCGGGCATATGAGCGATAAAACATGGAACCGACTCGGACGAAGAAGACCATATTTTTTGTTTGGAGCAATTTTCGCTTCACTTGCCCTCTTTTTAATGCCAAACTCGCCCGCTTTGTGGGTAGCCGCCGGAACGCTTTGGATAATGGATGCTTCCATTAATGTTTCAATGGAGCCTTTCCGTGCTTTTGTTGGCGATATGTTGCCCAACGAACAACGCACCCGGGGTTTTGCCATGCAAAGCTTTTTTATTGGCACCGGTGCTGTTGTGGGATCGGTACTTCCGTATGCAATGACCAATTGGCTGAACATTGCCAATACCGCTCCCGAAGGAGTTATTCCACCATCGGTGCGCTGGTCGTTCTACATTGGGGCTATTGTTTTCTTTCTGGCTATTCTGTGGACGATATTTACTACGAAAGAATATCCGCCTGAAGATTTAAAAGCTTTTGAAGAAAATGAAAGACAGACAACCAATAAAGAAGAGGTAATAAACGAAGAGGAAGTTGTGAGCAACCGGTTTGCCAAAGTTGGAGGAATACTCGGAATGCTTGGTTTACTGATAGTAGTGGTTACAAAACTGATGAAGCTGGAAAAGGAGCTGTACATTCTTGGAGGTATTCTTTTTCTGTTCTTTTTACTGATGATGATGGCAGCCTTGCTAAAATCGCAAAAAAAAGATGAGAATGCGTTGGTAGAGATTTTCAGCGATTTATTGCGTATGCCGTTAACCATGAAACAACTGGCGCTGGTACAATTCTTTACCTGGGTTGGTTTGTTTTCTTTGTGGATCTATTCCGTATCAGGAATTACCAGCCATATTTATGGTACCACCGATCCGCAATCGCAATTATACAACGACGGTGCCGACTGGGTAACCATTCTTTTCGGCGTTTACAACGGGGTTGCTGCGCTTATGGCATTTGCATTGCCTGTAATAGCAAAGTACACCAACCGAAAAATTACGCACTTCATTAGTTTAATAATTGGTGGTGTGGGCCTGGCCTCCATCTACCTGTTTAACGATCCTAATTGGCTGATTGTACCAATGATTGGAATTGGTATCGCCTGGGCAAGTATTCTTTCTATGCCTTATGCCATTCTTACCGGATCGTTGCCATCGAACAAAATGGGAATTTACATGGGGATTTTCAACTTCTTTATTGTAATACCGCAAATTCTGGCGGCAACCATTCTTGGGTTCATGGTAAAAGATCTTTTTGGAGGAGAGTCGATTTTAGCACTCGTTTTTGGAGGAGTATCAATGGTAATAGCTGCCGTGCTGGTACTTTTTGTAAAAGACGTTGCAACAGAAAATTAAAAATTAAAAACACTGAGATGAAGAATTATATCATTCATCACGACTGGAAAATAGTTGAAGAGGGTTTTGTTCCCGAACATAACCGGATTTCCGAAAGTATCTTTAGTATCGGAAACGGGAAAATGGGCCAGCGCGCCAATTTCGAGGAGAAGTATTCAGGCGACACGCTGAACGGAACATACGTGGCGGGTATTTATTACCCCGACAAAACCCGCGTGGGGTGGTGGAAAAACGGCTATCCGGAGTATTTTGCAAAGATCATCAATTCAACTAACTGGATTGGAATAGGAGTTACCATTAATGGTGAAGAACTCGATCTGGCAAAGGCAAAAGTACTTTCGTTTAAACGCGAGCTCGACATGCAACACGGTTTGTTGTCGCGTTGTTTTGTTGCCGAGTTGCAAAATGGCAACCAGGTTGAGGTTTGTTCGCACCGTTTTGTAAGTATCGTTGCCACCGAAATAGGAGCTATCCGATACACCGTTAAAGCACTGAACTTTGATGGGGAGATAAAAGTTAAGCCATATCTTGATGGCGATGTAGAGAACGAAGACTCCAATTACGACGAGAAATTCTGGGTAGAAGTTGCCCGCGCCGTAGGCGGACCGGAAGGCTATCTCACCGTTGAAACCTTAAAAACCGGATTTCAGGTAAGTAGCGGGATGTGGTTTCAGGTAACAAAAAATGGAAAAAAAGTAGAAACAGATATCACGAACAGGGAAAGTGAGAAATACGTTGAGGCATCGCAAAGTGTCTCAGTGGAGAAGGGTGATGAAATAGTAGTTGAGAAATTCTCTTCTACTGTTTCTTCCCTTGATTATGAAAAAGAATCTCTTCCCGAAAAGGCGAAAGAAGCCGTTGATTTGGCAGTTGAAGCCGGTTTCGATGCCCTGTTCGAAAGTCATAAAAACCGCTGGCTGCAAAAATGGGCTACCAGCGATATCAAAATTGAAGGCGATGTTGCTGCCCAGCAGGGAATTCGCTTTAATATTTTTCAGCTCAATCAAACCTATTCGGGCGAAGATGAGCGACTGAATATTGGGCCAAAAGGATTTACCGGTGAAAAATATGGCGGTGTAACGTATTGGGATACCGAGGCGTATTGTTTGCCTTTTTACCTGAGTACTGCGCCTCAAAAAGTTTCGCGTAACTTGTTGGTTTACCGTCGTAAGCATCTGGAAAAGGCCATTGAGAATGCCGAAAAACTTGGCTTTAAAAATGGCGCAGCATTGTACCCGATGGTTACAATTAACGGCGAAGAATGCCACAATGAGTGGGAAATTACTTTTGAGGAAGTTCATCGTAACGGAGCCATTGCCTATGCCATTTACGATTATATAAATTACACCGGCGATAAAGAATACCTTGCCCCGATGGGTTTTGAGGTGTTGCTGGGGATTAGTCGTTTTTGGAGCCAGCGCGTAAACTGGTCGGCCGATAAAGAACAGTATGTAATGTTGGGCGTTACCGGGCCAAACGAATACGAGAATAACGTAAACAATAATTTCCACACCAGCTATTTGGCCGTGTGGACATTAAAATATACACTTGAAGCCATTGAATACCTGAAAAAGGAATTCCCGTTCCTGTTCGAGGAATTGGTTAAAAAGTGGAAATTCAATGAGTTGAACGAAACCGCGCGTTGGAAGGATATCATTGATAAAATGTATTTCGCAAGAGACGAGAAGCGTGGAATTTACCTGCAGCAGGACGGTTTTTTGGATAAGGATTTGACTCCGGTTGCTGAGCTTCCGGCAGAGGATTTACCTATTAATCAGAACTGGTCGTGGGATCGTATTTTGCGTGCTCCATACATAAAACAGGCCGATACATTGCAGAGTTTGTATCTGTTCCAGGAGAATTTTACTACTGAAGAATTGAAACGACATTTTGATTTTTACGAACCGTTGACGGTGCACGAATCGTCGTTGTCGCCATGTGTTCACTCCATTCTGGCAGCAAAGATCGGTTACCAGGAGAAAGCTTACGAAATGTATTTGCGCACGTCGCGCCTCGATTTGGATGATTATAATAACGACACCGAAGACGGTCTGCACATTACAAGTATGGGCGGAACATGGATGTCGTTTGTAATGGCATTTGGCGGAATGCGCGTGGTTAATAACAAACTTACATTTAATCCGTTCCTGCCTGAATCGTGGAAATCATATGGATTCCGAATTGATTTTGGAGGAGCACATCTGGAGGTGAAAAAACAACGCGAGTTGTTCTTAATAATTAATCATTCTGCAGTTGATGTGGCTGCAACAGTTTGGGGAACTGAGCACAAAATTGCCGGAAATTCAACCCTTGAAATTAAAAAGTAAGAATTAGCTAATTTACCCTTTTGTCTGTCGACATTTTCCCTCGCGAGGGAAAACAGTTACAAAAAAGCCGGAGCTTTAATGTAAGTTAGAAAGCTGGTTTGATACGTGTTCCCCTAATTAGGGGAACTCCCGACAGGGTAAGGGGTAAGGAAAGTTAGAAACGAATAAAACGTTATAAAAATGAAGAAACTTATCACTTTGTTTATCATCCTGCTTACCCTGAATGTTGTGGGGCAGGAAGTGTCGCGAGTTGAGCCGCCAAACTGGTGGGCCGGAATGAAAAACCCTGATTTGCAGTTACTGGTTTATGGCGAGGATATCTCAAAAACCAATGTAGTTATCGATTATCCGGGAGTGACTTTGGAGGCCACCACAAAAGTGGAAAATCCGAATTACCTGTTTGTCGACTTGAAGCTGGCAAAGGATGTAAAACCCGGCGAATTCGAAATTCAATTTAAACAAGGCGATAAAGTTGTAGATAGCTACAATTACGAATTATGGGATCGTGAAAAAGGATCGGCAAAACGAGAAGGTTTTAATTCATCTGACGTGATTTACCTGATCACGCCCGACCGTTTTGTGAATGGTGATACCAGCAACGACGAGGTGGAAGGCATGAAAGAAGGCCTCGATCGCGATTATAACTATGGCCGTCACGGTGGCGATATTCGCGGGATTATCAATTCGCTGGATTATTTGCAAGACATGGGATTTACAGCCGTTTGGTTAAATCCGGTGCTGGAAAACGATATGCCCGAATCGTCGTACCACGGTTATGCCTGTACCGATTTTTACCAGGTCGACCGACGTTATGGTTCGAATGAAGAATACCAGGAACTGAACGAAGAGCTAGATAAACGCGGTATGAAACTGATTATGGATTTGATCTTTAACCATTGCGGATCAGAACACTGGTGGATGCACGATATGCCAATGAGCGACTGGATCAACAATTATCCTGAAATGAAGATTACCAGTCACCGCCGTACGGTGAATGAAGATCCACACGCTTCGGAAGCAGATAAAAGTGCAATGGTGGATGGTTGGTTTGTTCCATCGATGCCCGACATGAACCAGAAAAATCCATTTCTGGCAAAATACCTCATTCAAAACAGTATTTGGTGGGTTGAATATGTTGGTCTGGAAGGAATTCGACAGGACACGTGGCCTTATCCCGACAAGAACATGATGAGCGATTGGACAAAAGAGTTGTTGGAAGAATATCCGAATTTTAATGTGGTTGGAGAAGAGTGGACCACCAATCCGGCAATTGTTTCGTACTGGCAAAAAGGAAAATACAATCAGGATGGCTATAAGAATTATGCCCCAAGTATGATGGATTTTCCGTTGCAGAGTGCAGCTGCCGAAGGATTGCGCAACGAAGAAAGTTTCGACTTTGGACTGATTCAGATTTATAATGCACTGGCGAACGATTTTCTGTATCCTAATCCTTATGATCTGACCATTTTCCCGGATAACCACGATATGTCGCGTTTTTACGTGCAGGTTGGCGAAGATATTGATCTGCTGAAAATGGGAGTAGCATTCTTTTTAACCACCCGTGGAATTCCGCAAATTTATTACGGCACCGAAATTTTAATGCGTCACGACGGAAGCGAACACGGCGATATTCGTGCCGATTATCCCGGCGGTTGGGAAGGCGACAAAGTAAATGCTTTTACAGGCGAAGGAATGAGCGATGCCGCAAAAGATATGCAGCAGTATGTTTCGAAAATCCAGAATTGGCGTAAAAATGCAAATGCGATTCACGATGGAAAATTGATGCACTTTGTACCTGAAGATGGGACTTACACCTATTTTCGGTACACCGATGACGAAGCAGTAATGGTTATTCTGAATAAAAACACTGAAGCAAAAACAATTAAAACCGATCGTTTTAGCGAAGTGATCGACGGTTATAAGTCGGGTAAAGAAATTATTTCAGGGACTTCGATTTCTGATATTTCGAAAGTTACAGTACCTGCAAAATCAGCGGTAATTGTTGAGTTCAATAAATAGGAAATATGAATACCGAGAACGCAGATTGAACAGATTAACTCTGATCAAATCTGCGTTTCTCGGTTAAATCCGTGTAATCTGCGTTCCAATATCATGAAAAAACTATCATCCATACTTTTGATTTTGGCTCTTTTTGCCTGCCAGCCAGCGCAAAAACAGAAGCCAGAACAACTAGATTCGCCGAAAGGAAAATTTGTGGTTTACCAGGTGTTTACCCGCTTGTTTGGTAATACAAACACCACCAATATACCATGGGGAACCATCGAAGAAAACGGAGTTGGAAAGTTCAACGATTTTACCGACCGTGCATTGGAAGAAATTAAATCGATGGGTGTGACGCACATTTGGTACACGGGTGTTCCACATCACGATGTGATAACTGATTACACCGCATACGGCATTTCAAACGACGATCCCGATGTGGTAAAAGGCCGTGCCGGTTCGCCTTATGCGGTGAAGGATTATTACAATGTAAATCCCGATCTGGCTGTTGATCCGGCAAACCGACTGGCAGAATTTGAAGCCCTGATTGAACGCACGCACAAACACGGAATGAAAGTGATCATCGATATTGTTCCCAATCACGTCGCCCGGAATTATCAATCGATTTCGAAACCTGAAGGTGTTTCTGATTTTGGCGAAAACGACGATACTTCGGTAGAATACAAGCGCGATAATAACTTTTATTACATTCCCGGAGAGGCGTTTCAGGTACCTGAGTTTTTGAATGGTTACCAGCCTTTGGGAGGCGATGAAAATCCGCTATCGGATGGGAAGTTTGATGAAAATCCGGCGAAATGGACCGGCAACGGGGCGCGCTTAGCACAGCCCGGATTTTACGACTGGTACGAAACCGTAAAAGTAAATTACGGAGTAAAACCTGATGGAACATACGATTTTGATTTGCTCCCTGAAGATTTTGAAAGGGAAGATTATAAAGCACATTTTGAATTCTGGCAAGATAAAGATGTACCGGATTCGTGGGGAAAATTTAAGGACATTGCTTTGTTCTGGCTGGAAAAAGGAGTGGATGGTTTTCGTTACGATATGGCTGAAATGGTTCCGGTGGAATTCTGGAGTTACATGAATTCGGCGCTGAAAATAAAAAATCCGGATGCTTTTCTGCTGGCAGAAGTTTATAATCCTGCGCTTTACAGGGACTATATTCACAAAGGGAAAATGGATTACCTGTACGATAAAGTAGAGTTGTACGACACACTAAAACACATCATGCAGGGATACGGCAGCACAGATAATCTTCCGGCGATTTACGATGGATTGGCTGATATTGAACATCATATGTTGCACTTTCTGGAGAACCATGATGAGCAGCGTATTGCCAGTGCCGGATTTGCCGGAAGTGCCGAAAAAGGTAAGCCGGCAATGGTAGTTTCGACTTGTATGAGCACTTCGCCAACGATGATTTATTTTGGGCAAAATGTAGGTGAACCCGGCGACGGCGATATGGGTTTTGGCGATGAAACACGAACTTCGATATTTGATTACTGTGGTGTACCGGCACATCAACGCTGGATGAACAATGGTAAATTTGATGGTGGGCAATCAATCGAAGCTGAGAAGAAATTAAATGCTTTTTACAAAAACCTATTGAGTTTTTCTGCAACATCTTCTGCTTTGATGGGCAAGTTCAGAGAGATTCATTCGTACAATCGCCAAAACACGGAAGGCTACAATGATAAAGTATTTTCGTTCGTTCGTTGGAGTGGCAACGACCGCTTGATTGTGATAAGTAACTTCGAGGAAACGTCACTCAATTTTCAACTAAAATTGGATGAGGAAACAGTAAAAGCTTTGCATTTAGCAGACGGTTTATATAAACTAACTGATCAACTGTTGAGTGAGGATGAATTTGTTCTGGAGGTGAAAAACGGAAAGGGTAAGGTTGAACTGGAATTACCAGGCCTGGAATCATTCATTTTGAAAATGGATGTGCTTTCAGATTTCTCAGAATAATTTAAACAAACAAGTTCCTGCGGTTATCTGCACTATCTGCGGGAAAAATTAGCATTCAAATAAAAAAAATCACAATTCGGTAAACCTTTTTAATCAATTGGTGTTTTACTGTTACAAATCTTTTTTCATAAAGGTTTACATACCATAAAAGATGGTTTGGTTTTTGGTTTAGTTTAGGTTTAGGTTGATTGAGAAAGGGCTGGTTGTTGAACCGGCCTTTCGTTTTTTATAGCCATTCTATTTCAATCCCAACTTTTTCTTACTCTTCAGCACTTTAATCGATTCTTTAATCCTTTTCAGTTTTGTTTCGTCACGTTTCGCCATGTTAATCCAGATAACAAACTGGTTTTTGTGGTTGGCGGTAAGCGACTCGAAAAAGGTTTTGGCTTCTGGACTTCCGTTGAGAGCTGATTTAAATTCGGCAGAGAGGGTAGTATCAACTTTCGGTGGTTGAATCACTTTATCCCAGTTGCCATTCTTTTTTGCTGCTTCAATCAATTTTAAACCCGGAGATTTCATTTTTCCCACTCTCAATAATTCGGCAACACGTTTTTTATTTGTTTCCGACCAAAGACTTTTGGCATTTCGCGGAGTGAATTTCCGTGCATAACATTCATCGTCGATGCGTTTTACCAAACCGTCGATCCAGCCATAGCAAAGAGCAACCTTAACTGAATCATCGTAAGCGATGCATTCTTTTCCAGTATGCTTTTTATAATACACCAACCACAATTCTTTTTCTTTGTTGTGGTTTTTTTTCAACCACTTTTCCCATTCTTCACTATTCTTAAAGTACTTTTTCTGCATCGGTTTTTCTTTTTCAGAATAGAAAGATAAAAAAAACACCCGATGACTAAAAGCCAACGGGTGAATTACTTAAATGGTATTTTGTTTTCTGTTTACTTAAACTCTACAGGAAGCATGAATTTTACCGGAACAGCTTTGCCTCGCTGTTTGCCAGGTTTCCAGTCTTCCAATTCGTTGGCAATTACATAAGCGCCTTTTGCGGCAGCATCATTATCTTTTTCTACCACTTTAATATCGCTTACTTTTCCTTTTGCATTTACAGTAAATGTAACTGTAGCCTTTCCTTTTAGGTTTTTCTCGCGCGCAAGTTTTTTCTGCATTTTTGCCACTTGTTCTTGTAAGGCCCCAAAACCTCCCGGATATTTTGGAATGTCTTCCACAACAAAGAATACTTCTTTTTCGCCATCAGCAACAGGTGGTGGAGGCGGTGGTGGAGTTTCTCCGTTTGCCGGTTTCTCCTTTTCTGCAGCTGGTGGTGGAGGAGGTGGTGGAGGAATCATTTGTTCCCCTGAATAATTTGGATTGTACAATACCTGTACCGCTTCCTCCATTTTAAAAGTATATTTCGCTTTGTCCACGCCGGAACCTGAAGCAGAAATATTATTCACAACGGTTTTCATTCCAACAAACGAAACCACAACTTCCGAACTTAAACTTCCATCAGCTTTAACCGTTGGATTATCGTCTACTAATTTGAAAGTTCCGTCGCGGTCAGATACGCATCCAACCGTTGAACCTTTAATAACAATAGATGCTCCGGGAATAACTTCGCCGGTTTCTTTCGAGACAACTTTTCCGTGAATAGTCAATTGTTTTCCCGACTGCGTATCGGCAGGAACAAGCTTGTTCCCAGCAATATCAGTTTCGGTATAACTGTATTGTGGTTCGGCAAAAGCGAACAACAACAGCGCAAGAGCGGGTAGCGCCCAGGTAAATCGTATCAGCCGGCGGGCCGATGTTTTCTTTTTCGTCATCATTTTTAATCGATTTGTGCTTAAGGCAAAATTCAGGTTATTGGTGATACCAATAATTTGCATGCCCATCAGCTGGTTTACTAATAAAGCCTGGTAGCGGCCCACAGTGTGTCCCTGCGCAAGAACACCTTTGTCGGCCAGGTACTCATGGTTTTGTTTAATTGCTCGTTCAAACATCCAAATAAATGGGTTGAACCAAAAGATGACTGTTAACAGCTCTATCATTAGCAGGTCGAACCAGTGATTCTCACGAATGTGCACTTTTTCGTGAGCCAGAATTTCCGGCAGGTCGTCCTGTGTATGAAATTTCGGATTAATAAATACAACGTTGAAAAATGAGAAGGGGAGTCCGTATTTTTCGTTTTCTACCACGCGCATTCCTTGTAGTGAACTAACGCGGTGTTTTATCATTAGATGAATTAGAACAGCAGTTTGTGTTAACAAACGAAGCAGGAAAATAGCCACTCCGGTAAGGTAAATCAACAAAATTGCCTGTTGCCAGCTAAAGTGCGCAGTACTTTCTTCGGTAGATTTAAAAACCGGAATGTTTTTGAAAGTATTGGCAATGGTATGTGCGCCGGATTTCGCACCTTCAGTTGCTTCAACTAAAACCTCGTAGCGAACCGGAACCAGCGGAAGCAGGATGGCCAAAAGCAAGGATCCCAGCAAAAACCAGCGGTTGGCTGCATGAAACGTTTCGTTGCGAAGAAACAACCAGTATACCAGGTAGAAAAGAACAATTCCGCCCGATGCATTTAATAAATAGAACAGAGAAGTTTCCATGGCTATTCTTTCTTTTCTTTATTTAATTCGTTTTCTGTCAGCTTTAACATTTCTTCCAGCTCTTCCATTCCCAGGTTGTTCTCTTTAGCAAAAAAGGTGGCCATTTTCGGGAACGAACCGTTGAAATAGTTTTTCAATAAAGATGAAAACTGCACTTTTGTATAATCCGTTTTACTAACGGCAGGCGAAAAAAGATTCGTATTGCCAATCTTTTTGTGGGTAACAAATCCCTTTTTTTCCAGCACATTTAAAACAGTTGCCACGGTGGTGTAAGCCGGTTTGTCCTCGCCAAATCCGTCAACTACTTGCTTAACAACTCCTTCTTGCAAACTCCAGAGAATATGCATTACCTGTTCTTCTGCTTTTGTTAATGTCTTCATCTTATTATTCCTTTCTATTATCGTGCCAAATTATTTTCTACTACAAACATAGTACTATTTATTTAGAAATAAAACTATTTTAATAGAAAAACTACTATAAGAATAGTAAAATGAAAATTGGGCATAAAAAAACCGCCTGAAATTCAGACGGTTGATCTATTTTTAGCAAATTGTTTATTCCCATGTGATTTCTTGTTCGGTAACAGCAACTTCCTGAATATGGTATGCAGCATCGCTACTAATAGCGTCGTCTTCAAATCTGAAAGTCATTAATTCAACTGTGTAATCATTGCCTGCTTCAGGTGTTTCGCTCCACGAGCCTGAAGCTGTGTTTGCCCCAATATCCAAACGAGTCATTTGTGTAGGAAGTGTTTGGCTCAAAAAGGCGACATCTCCACTTACATTAATCAACCTTATCAAATATGCTTCTGCAATACTGTTAGTTTCCCATTGCACACTTAAAACGCCATTTACCATTTCTGCCGACGAGAGGGTTGTAAAAGCAATATCATCAAAGTCGAGCAAATCTACCGATTGATGTGTTATGTCTTCATTAATCACCAAAAATTGGTAGTTCCCTTCAACCGGAGCTGATGCAAAATAATCATTTATACCAGGTTCTTTGGCATAGGTATAAAGGTTGTCGGAAGCGGGATTTAAAGTCAAATTCGCTCCACCAGGAGTTGTAACTTCTGCATGGCTCATAGGTTGGTTACCCCATGCAACATACGAATTTGCGTATTTTACCTCATCGCCGATGGTACGTTTTATAACAAATACATCACCAATTATTTCAAACGGTGCTGAGTTATCGTCGTCGCTGCAGGCAAAAAATCCGGCGCCAATTAATAAGAATGTCAGAATTTTTCCAAGTTTCTTCATTGTGTCCATTTCTCTATTTTTTTATGTTTTTCTGAATAGTATTTTCTAATAGATGATATTTTCTTCGATTTGGTTGTCTTTGCACGCCAATATCGTGAATTTTTTTTAATCTACATTTACTAATTGTATCTAAATGAATGGATAGGCATTTGTCATTCTTTTTACAGAATGATGGTTTAGAGGTGGATTTTACCCGTTTTTTAGTTCCTCAATGATTTCACGAAGAATGTAATCTGCAGTTTCAACGTTAGGAACATTTGAAAAACTGAGCGTCAATTTACCATTGGCTTCTTTCATCCGGCCTTTCGATTTGCCTTT comes from uncultured Draconibacterium sp. and encodes:
- a CDS encoding LacI family DNA-binding transcriptional regulator, giving the protein MKSGLVTIKDLARELNISASTVSRALKDHPDISKETKRAVQELAQKLNYQPNAVALSLKQRRSNTIGVIIPEIVHYFFSSVISGIEDVTYDAGFNVIICQSNERYEREVANAKTLLSSRVDGVLVSISKETTDYKHLYNFSNNEVPMVFYDRVVPDIIADQVIIDDFDAAYKATRHLIDSGRSRIAHLGGPMALLIGQRRKDGYIKALNEAGISVDEDLIIEADSFEKARMAIMKLINQKKKFDGVFATNDLTAIGAMQTIQKKGYKIPDEIAIVGFSDGRFSGITDPTLTSVDQHGYEMGTLATQMLLKRITSEDDEYPAETKILNADLIVRGSSII
- a CDS encoding MFS transporter, with the protein product MRKKPTLSFWQIWNMSFGFLGIQFGFALQNANVSRIFETLGANVEDIPILWIAAPVTGLIVQPIIGHMSDKTWNRLGRRRPYFLFGAIFASLALFLMPNSPALWVAAGTLWIMDASINVSMEPFRAFVGDMLPNEQRTRGFAMQSFFIGTGAVVGSVLPYAMTNWLNIANTAPEGVIPPSVRWSFYIGAIVFFLAILWTIFTTKEYPPEDLKAFEENERQTTNKEEVINEEEVVSNRFAKVGGILGMLGLLIVVVTKLMKLEKELYILGGILFLFFLLMMMAALLKSQKKDENALVEIFSDLLRMPLTMKQLALVQFFTWVGLFSLWIYSVSGITSHIYGTTDPQSQLYNDGADWVTILFGVYNGVAALMAFALPVIAKYTNRKITHFISLIIGGVGLASIYLFNDPNWLIVPMIGIGIAWASILSMPYAILTGSLPSNKMGIYMGIFNFFIVIPQILAATILGFMVKDLFGGESILALVFGGVSMVIAAVLVLFVKDVATEN
- a CDS encoding family 65 glycosyl hydrolase domain-containing protein yields the protein MKNYIIHHDWKIVEEGFVPEHNRISESIFSIGNGKMGQRANFEEKYSGDTLNGTYVAGIYYPDKTRVGWWKNGYPEYFAKIINSTNWIGIGVTINGEELDLAKAKVLSFKRELDMQHGLLSRCFVAELQNGNQVEVCSHRFVSIVATEIGAIRYTVKALNFDGEIKVKPYLDGDVENEDSNYDEKFWVEVARAVGGPEGYLTVETLKTGFQVSSGMWFQVTKNGKKVETDITNRESEKYVEASQSVSVEKGDEIVVEKFSSTVSSLDYEKESLPEKAKEAVDLAVEAGFDALFESHKNRWLQKWATSDIKIEGDVAAQQGIRFNIFQLNQTYSGEDERLNIGPKGFTGEKYGGVTYWDTEAYCLPFYLSTAPQKVSRNLLVYRRKHLEKAIENAEKLGFKNGAALYPMVTINGEECHNEWEITFEEVHRNGAIAYAIYDYINYTGDKEYLAPMGFEVLLGISRFWSQRVNWSADKEQYVMLGVTGPNEYENNVNNNFHTSYLAVWTLKYTLEAIEYLKKEFPFLFEELVKKWKFNELNETARWKDIIDKMYFARDEKRGIYLQQDGFLDKDLTPVAELPAEDLPINQNWSWDRILRAPYIKQADTLQSLYLFQENFTTEELKRHFDFYEPLTVHESSLSPCVHSILAAKIGYQEKAYEMYLRTSRLDLDDYNNDTEDGLHITSMGGTWMSFVMAFGGMRVVNNKLTFNPFLPESWKSYGFRIDFGGAHLEVKKQRELFLIINHSAVDVAATVWGTEHKIAGNSTLEIKK